In Glandiceps talaboti chromosome 14, keGlaTala1.1, whole genome shotgun sequence, a single genomic region encodes these proteins:
- the LOC144445739 gene encoding monomeric sarcosine oxidase-like, producing MAASDPQFYEYIVVGCGGIGSATIYWLSRRVGPNVLGLEQFKLGHNHGGSQDHSRTMRVANAKEKYIKLFQDSYSAFEEVEEESGIQLIYKTGGLQLFASNSPSNDFLVEKTKSNLKNNNLEHALLQGEQIQQRFHQFNTEPEIRGLYMKDMGLIDAAMANGVHTQLARQHGATILENCTVTKLVKDTDDVYVLVHTNQGIFRCRRLIISSGAWTNKVIESLGFQLPLTVSQEQVTYVATPHIKDFTKDNFPTWDFFGNDHLYYGHPIHGNTGVKIAIHDKTNIVTTETRTYEPDPVKERKCLDFLKKCIPKAVGPVLYTKTCLYTNAPDNGFILDSLASKGYPQIFLFIGSGHAFKFSCLFGKILSELAVDGKTDYGIVDEFTLNREVFTNPDFKQNFTP from the exons ATGGCTGCTAGCGATCCACAGTTCTACGAGTACATCGTGGTCGGCTGTGGAGGAATAGGCAGTGCTACTATCTACTGGCTTTCCAGGAGAGTTGGTCCAA ATGTCCTTGGACTTGAGCAATTCAAATTGGGTCATAACCATGGCGGTTCACAGGACCATTCCCGAACAAT GCGGGTTGCGAATGCTAAAGAGAAGTATATCAAATTATTCCAGGACAGCTACAGTGCATTTGAAGAAGTAGAAGAAGAATCTGGTATACAGTTAATCTACAAGACTGGTGGTTTACAACTTTTCGCTAGTAACTCACCAAGCAATGACTTTTTGGTGGAAAAAACGAAATCTAACCTGAAAAATAACAATCTCGA GCATGCTTTGTTACAAGGTGAACAAATACAGCAACGATTTCATCAATTCAACACTGAACCAGAGATAAGAGGTCTCTATATGAAAGACATGGGATTAATTGATGCAGCTATGGCCAATGGTGTACACACTCAGTTAGCAAGACAACACGGTGCCACGATACTAGAAAATTGTACAGTTACAAAGTTGGTCAAAGATACAgatgatgtatatgtattg GTACATACCAATCAAGGCATATTCCGTTGTCGTCGTCTCATCATTTCATCTGGTGCTTGGACCAATAAAGTGATTGAATCACTGGGTTTTCAGCTACCGCTTACAGTTTCACAAGAACAGGTCACTTATGTAGCAACGCCACATATCAAAGACTTCACCAAGGACAA TTTTCCAACTTGGGATTTCTTTGGTAACGATCACTTATACTATGGTCACCCAATCCATGGCAATACAGGTGTAAAAATTGCGATCCATGACAAGACAAATATTGTCACCACAGAGACAAGAACATATGAGCCTGATCCTGTCAAAGAGAGAAAATGtcttgactttttaaaaaagtgcATACCCAAG GCTGTAGGTCCAGTACTTTATACCAAGACTTGCCTTTACACCAATGCTCCAGATAATGGTTTCATCCTGGACTCTTTGGCAAGTAAAGGTTATCCACAAATCTTTCTATTCATTGGTTCAGGTCATGCATTCAA GTTCAGTTGTTTGTTTGGAAAGATTCTGTCCGAGTTAGCTGTGGATGGTAAAACTGATTATGGTATTGTTGATGAATTTACTTTAAACAGAGAAGTTTTTACCAACCCAGATTTCAAGCAGAACTTCACGCCATGA
- the LOC144445834 gene encoding monomeric sarcosine oxidase-like isoform X1, whose protein sequence is MADSVPLYYEYIVVGCGGIGSATIYWLSKRVGPNVLGLEQFKLGHYHGSSQDHSRTIRVMYNDEKYTKLLQDSYSAFQEVEEESGIQLIYKTGGLQLFASTSPSTDLYIQKMVTALRKNNLQHALLEGVQIQERFHQFNTEADIRGLYMKDMGLIDAAMANGVHTQLARQHGATILENCEVVKLVKDTDDVHVLVHTNQGIFRCRRLIISSGAWTNKVIESLGFQLPLTVSQEQVTYVATPHIKDFTKDNFPTWDFIGGDHLFYGHPIHGNTGVKIAIDDRTKIVTTETRTYEPDPVKEKKCLDFLRKYIPKAVGPVLCTKTCLYTNTPDTNFILDSLASKGYPQIFLFIGAGHAFKFSCLFGKILSELAVDGKTDYGVVDDFTLNREIFTNPDSSRTFHDTFCT, encoded by the exons atggCTGACAGTGTTCCACTTTATTATGAGTACATCGTGGTCGGCTGTGGAGGAATAGGCAGTGCTACTATCTACTGGCTTTCCAAGAGAGTTGGTCCAA ATGTCCTTGGACTTGAACAATTCAAATTGGGTCATTACCATGGCAGTTCACAGGATCATTCCCGAACGAT AAGGGTGATGTATAATGATGAGAAGTATACCAAATTATTACAAGACAGCTACAGTGCATTTCAAGAAGTAGAAGAAGAATCTGGTATACAGTTAATCTACAAGACTGGTGGTTTACAACTTTTCGCTAGTACCTCACCAAGCACTGACTTGTACATTCAGAAAATGGTAACAGCCTTGAGAAAGAACAATCTCCA GCATGCTTTGTTGGAAGGTGTACAAATACAGGAACGATTTCATCAGTTCAATACTGAAGCTGATATAAGAGGTCTCTATATGAAAGACATGGGATTAATTGATGCAGCTATGGCGAATGGTGTACACACTCAGTTAGCAAGACAACACGGTGCCACGATACTAGAAAACTGTGAAGTTGTAAAATTAGTCAAAGATAcagatgatgtacatgtattg GTACACACCAATCAAGGCATATTCCGTTGTCGTCGTCTCATCATTTCATCTGGTGCTTGGACCAATAAAGTGATTGAATCACTGGGTTTTCAGCTACCACTTACAGTTTCACAAGAACAGGTCACTTACGTAGCAACGCCACATATCAAAGACTTCACCAAGGACAA TTTTCCAACATGGGATTTCATTGGCGGTGATCATTTATTCTATGGTCATCCAATCCATGGCAATACAGGTGTTAAAATTGCAATTGATGACAGGACAAAGATTGTCACCACAGAGACAAGAACATATGAGCCTGATCCTgtcaaagagaaaaaatgtcTTGACTTTTTAAGAAAATATATTCCCAAG GCTGTGGGGCCAGTACTGTGTACCAAAACTTGCCTTTATACCAACACTCCAGATACAAATTTCATCCTGGACTCTTTGGCAAGTAAAGGTTATCCACAAATCTTTCTATTCATTGGTGCGGGTCATGCATTCAA GTTCAGCTGTTTGTTTGGAAAGATTCTGTCCGAGTTAGCTGTGGATGGTAAAACTGATTATGGTGTTGTTGATGACTTCACTTTAAACAGAGAAATTTTTACCAACCCAGATTCAAGCAGAACATTCCATGATACTTTCTGTACGTGA
- the LOC144445834 gene encoding monomeric sarcosine oxidase-like isoform X2: MYNDEKYTKLLQDSYSAFQEVEEESGIQLIYKTGGLQLFASTSPSTDLYIQKMVTALRKNNLQHALLEGVQIQERFHQFNTEADIRGLYMKDMGLIDAAMANGVHTQLARQHGATILENCEVVKLVKDTDDVHVLVHTNQGIFRCRRLIISSGAWTNKVIESLGFQLPLTVSQEQVTYVATPHIKDFTKDNFPTWDFIGGDHLFYGHPIHGNTGVKIAIDDRTKIVTTETRTYEPDPVKEKKCLDFLRKYIPKAVGPVLCTKTCLYTNTPDTNFILDSLASKGYPQIFLFIGAGHAFKFSCLFGKILSELAVDGKTDYGVVDDFTLNREIFTNPDSSRTFHDTFCT; this comes from the exons ATGTATAATGATGAGAAGTATACCAAATTATTACAAGACAGCTACAGTGCATTTCAAGAAGTAGAAGAAGAATCTGGTATACAGTTAATCTACAAGACTGGTGGTTTACAACTTTTCGCTAGTACCTCACCAAGCACTGACTTGTACATTCAGAAAATGGTAACAGCCTTGAGAAAGAACAATCTCCA GCATGCTTTGTTGGAAGGTGTACAAATACAGGAACGATTTCATCAGTTCAATACTGAAGCTGATATAAGAGGTCTCTATATGAAAGACATGGGATTAATTGATGCAGCTATGGCGAATGGTGTACACACTCAGTTAGCAAGACAACACGGTGCCACGATACTAGAAAACTGTGAAGTTGTAAAATTAGTCAAAGATAcagatgatgtacatgtattg GTACACACCAATCAAGGCATATTCCGTTGTCGTCGTCTCATCATTTCATCTGGTGCTTGGACCAATAAAGTGATTGAATCACTGGGTTTTCAGCTACCACTTACAGTTTCACAAGAACAGGTCACTTACGTAGCAACGCCACATATCAAAGACTTCACCAAGGACAA TTTTCCAACATGGGATTTCATTGGCGGTGATCATTTATTCTATGGTCATCCAATCCATGGCAATACAGGTGTTAAAATTGCAATTGATGACAGGACAAAGATTGTCACCACAGAGACAAGAACATATGAGCCTGATCCTgtcaaagagaaaaaatgtcTTGACTTTTTAAGAAAATATATTCCCAAG GCTGTGGGGCCAGTACTGTGTACCAAAACTTGCCTTTATACCAACACTCCAGATACAAATTTCATCCTGGACTCTTTGGCAAGTAAAGGTTATCCACAAATCTTTCTATTCATTGGTGCGGGTCATGCATTCAA GTTCAGCTGTTTGTTTGGAAAGATTCTGTCCGAGTTAGCTGTGGATGGTAAAACTGATTATGGTGTTGTTGATGACTTCACTTTAAACAGAGAAATTTTTACCAACCCAGATTCAAGCAGAACATTCCATGATACTTTCTGTACGTGA